From Tamandua tetradactyla isolate mTamTet1 chromosome 26, mTamTet1.pri, whole genome shotgun sequence, a single genomic window includes:
- the AGA gene encoding N(4)-(beta-N-acetylglucosaminyl)-L-asparaginase isoform X1: MAPTSRPLLRVFGLLLLGPAFVRGLSPLPLVLNTWPFKNATAAAWRTLASGGSAVDAVENGCAVCEREQCDGTVGFGGSPDEFGETTLDAMIMDGTTMDVGAVGDLRRIKNAIGVARKVLDHTTHTLLAGESATKFAESMGFTNEDLSTNTSRALHSDWLARNCQPNHWRNVIPDASKYCGPYKPRDILKHDSPTYKEPGDNYGHDTIGMVVIHKTGHTAAGTSTNGIKFKIHGRIGDSPIPGAGAYADDTVGAAAATGDGDILMRFLPSYQAVEYMRTEDPTIACQKVISRIQKYFPNFFGAVICANVNGSYGAACNKLETFTHFSFMVYNSLKNQPTEEKVHCI; the protein is encoded by the exons ATGGCGCCGACGTCGAGGCCTCTGCTGCGGGTCTTCGGGCTGCTCCTGCTCGGCCCAGCCTTCGTGCGCGGCCTCAGCCCTCTGCCCCTGGTCCTCAACACTTGGCCTTTTAAGAATGCAACCGCAGCAG CGTGGAGGACATTAGCATCTGGAGGTTCTGCCGTGGATGCAGTTGAGAACGGCTGTGCTGTGTGCGAGAGAGAGCAGTGTGATGGCACTGTAGGCTTTGGAGGAAGCCCCGATGAATTTGGAGAAACCACGCTGGATGCCATGATCATGGATGG CACTACTATGGATGTAGGAGCAGTAGGAGATCTTAGACGAATTAAAAACGCTATTGGTGTGGCACGAAAAGTACTGGACCATACAACACATACACTTTTAGCAGGAGAGTCAG CTACCAAGTTTGCCGAGAGTATGGGGTTTACCAATGAGGATTTATCTACCAATACTTCTCGAGCTCTTCATTCAGATTGGCTTGCTAGGAATTGTCAGCCAAATCATTGGCGG AATGTTATACCAGATGCTTCAAAATACTGTGGACCATACAAACCACGTGATATCTTAAAGCACGATAGCCCTACCTATAAAGAACCCGGAGATAATTATGGTCATGATACTATTG GCATGGTTGTAATCCATAAGACAGGACATACTGCTGCTGGTACATCTACAAAtggtataaaattcaaaatacatgG TCGTATAGGAGATTCACCAATACCTGGAGCGGGGGCGTATGCTGATGATACTGTGGGAGCAGCTGCAGCCACTGGCGATGGTGACATACTGATGCGCTTTCTCCCAAG CTACCAAGCTGTAGAATATATGAGAACAGAAGATCCAACCATTGCTTGCCAAAAAGTGATTTCAAGAATTCAGAAGTATTTTCCAAACTTCTTTGGGGCTGTTATATGTGCGAATGTCAATGGAAGCTATG GTGCTGCCTGTAATAAACTTGAAACATTTACTCATTTTAGtttcatggtttataattctctAAAAAATCAACCAACTGAGGAAAAAGTACACTGCATCTAA
- the AGA gene encoding N(4)-(beta-N-acetylglucosaminyl)-L-asparaginase isoform X2: MAPTSRPLLRVFGLLLLGPAFVRGLSPLPLVLNTWPFKNATAAAWRTLASGGSAVDAVENGCAVCEREQCDGTVGFGGSPDEFGETTLDAMIMDGTTMDVGAVGDLRRIKNAIGVARKVLDHTTHTLLAGESATKFAESMGFTNEDLSTNTSRALHSDWLARNCQPNHWRNVIPDASKYCGPYKPRDILKHDSPTYKEPGDNYGHDTIGMVVIHKTGHTAAGTSTNGDSPIPGAGAYADDTVGAAAATGDGDILMRFLPSYQAVEYMRTEDPTIACQKVISRIQKYFPNFFGAVICANVNGSYGAACNKLETFTHFSFMVYNSLKNQPTEEKVHCI, translated from the exons ATGGCGCCGACGTCGAGGCCTCTGCTGCGGGTCTTCGGGCTGCTCCTGCTCGGCCCAGCCTTCGTGCGCGGCCTCAGCCCTCTGCCCCTGGTCCTCAACACTTGGCCTTTTAAGAATGCAACCGCAGCAG CGTGGAGGACATTAGCATCTGGAGGTTCTGCCGTGGATGCAGTTGAGAACGGCTGTGCTGTGTGCGAGAGAGAGCAGTGTGATGGCACTGTAGGCTTTGGAGGAAGCCCCGATGAATTTGGAGAAACCACGCTGGATGCCATGATCATGGATGG CACTACTATGGATGTAGGAGCAGTAGGAGATCTTAGACGAATTAAAAACGCTATTGGTGTGGCACGAAAAGTACTGGACCATACAACACATACACTTTTAGCAGGAGAGTCAG CTACCAAGTTTGCCGAGAGTATGGGGTTTACCAATGAGGATTTATCTACCAATACTTCTCGAGCTCTTCATTCAGATTGGCTTGCTAGGAATTGTCAGCCAAATCATTGGCGG AATGTTATACCAGATGCTTCAAAATACTGTGGACCATACAAACCACGTGATATCTTAAAGCACGATAGCCCTACCTATAAAGAACCCGGAGATAATTATGGTCATGATACTATTG GCATGGTTGTAATCCATAAGACAGGACATACTGCTGCTGGTACATCTACAAAtg GAGATTCACCAATACCTGGAGCGGGGGCGTATGCTGATGATACTGTGGGAGCAGCTGCAGCCACTGGCGATGGTGACATACTGATGCGCTTTCTCCCAAG CTACCAAGCTGTAGAATATATGAGAACAGAAGATCCAACCATTGCTTGCCAAAAAGTGATTTCAAGAATTCAGAAGTATTTTCCAAACTTCTTTGGGGCTGTTATATGTGCGAATGTCAATGGAAGCTATG GTGCTGCCTGTAATAAACTTGAAACATTTACTCATTTTAGtttcatggtttataattctctAAAAAATCAACCAACTGAGGAAAAAGTACACTGCATCTAA